A part of Gemmatimonas groenlandica genomic DNA contains:
- a CDS encoding M23 family metallopeptidase, whose protein sequence is MSVARAAARSPTRLAAAVVLLSVLGACSSSRTLRPAVEPLPAPGGESSADPGTIGPTPAHVGPLDARVSDDDLAALWHRQLMVPVEGIPRSALRDNFTAKRTGGIHGALDILAPRYSAVVASDDLIIGRLFSGPVGGIVIYAYDAELRFVYYYAHLQRYRKGLAVGDRVAKGSVIGYVGTTGNAPPDTPHLHFQVMKRAVGRAWWDGPAINPFSFFALDALRP, encoded by the coding sequence GTGAGTGTGGCGCGCGCCGCGGCCCGGTCCCCGACCCGGTTGGCGGCTGCGGTGGTGCTGCTCTCGGTGTTGGGCGCGTGTTCGTCATCACGTACCCTCCGACCTGCCGTCGAGCCCTTGCCGGCCCCGGGGGGCGAGTCGTCGGCCGATCCCGGGACGATCGGCCCCACCCCGGCCCACGTGGGCCCCCTCGATGCGCGGGTCAGCGACGACGACCTCGCTGCCCTCTGGCATCGGCAATTGATGGTGCCGGTCGAAGGGATCCCGCGCAGTGCGCTCCGGGACAACTTCACGGCCAAGCGTACCGGAGGCATTCACGGGGCGCTCGATATCCTGGCGCCGCGCTATTCGGCCGTCGTGGCCTCCGATGACCTCATTATCGGACGTCTCTTTTCCGGGCCCGTCGGGGGCATCGTGATCTACGCCTACGATGCCGAACTGCGATTCGTGTACTACTACGCCCACCTCCAGCGCTACCGGAAAGGGCTCGCGGTGGGTGACCGAGTCGCCAAGGGGTCGGTGATCGGCTACGTTGGAACCACGGGCAATGCACCGCCGGACACGCCGCATCTCCATTTTCAGGTGATGAAGCGGGCTGTGGGTCGCGCATGGTGGGACGGTCCTGCCATCAACCCGTTTTCGTTCTTTGCGCTCGATGCCCTGCGTCCCTGA
- the sufB gene encoding Fe-S cluster assembly protein SufB has product MSSTIESLVNREYQYGFTTDFEAETLPPGLSEDTVRFISAKKGEPEWLLDWRLKAFRRWLTMTEPHWGNVTYPPIDYQAASYYSAPTSVKPLASLDEVDPQLLDMYNKLGISLSEQKRMNGVAVDAVIDSVSVGTTYKEELAKFGIIFMSFGEAVREHPELVQKYLGSVVPYSDNFFAALNSAVFSDGSFCYIPKGVRCPMDLSTYFRINAAETGQFERTLIIADEGSYVSYLEGCTAPKRDTNQLHAAIVEIIALDGATVKYSTVQNWYAGDENGLGGIYNFVTKRAKAMTNAKVSWTQVETGSAITWKYPSVILQGDNSVGEFYSVAVASKMQQADTGTKMIHIGRNTKSTIVSKGISAMKGQNSYRGKVQILPKAEGARNYTQCDSMLVGNACGAHTFPYVEVGNNSAILEHEASTSKIGEDQIFYLKARGLDAEQAVSMIVSGFCKEVFKELPMEFALEAQQLLGITLEGSVG; this is encoded by the coding sequence ATGAGTTCGACCATCGAGTCGCTGGTCAATCGCGAGTACCAGTACGGATTCACGACAGATTTCGAGGCGGAGACGCTCCCGCCCGGCTTGTCGGAAGACACGGTCCGCTTCATTTCGGCGAAGAAGGGCGAGCCCGAGTGGCTGCTCGACTGGCGCCTGAAGGCGTTCCGCCGCTGGCTCACCATGACGGAGCCGCATTGGGGCAACGTGACGTATCCGCCCATCGACTATCAGGCGGCGAGCTACTACTCCGCGCCGACGTCGGTGAAGCCGCTTGCGTCGCTCGACGAAGTCGATCCGCAGCTGCTCGACATGTACAACAAGCTCGGCATCTCGCTGAGCGAACAGAAGCGCATGAACGGCGTGGCCGTCGATGCCGTCATCGACTCGGTGTCGGTGGGCACGACGTACAAGGAAGAGTTAGCCAAGTTCGGCATCATCTTCATGTCGTTCGGCGAAGCCGTGCGTGAGCATCCGGAGCTGGTACAGAAGTACCTCGGCTCGGTGGTGCCGTACAGCGACAACTTCTTCGCCGCACTGAACAGCGCGGTGTTCTCGGACGGCTCCTTCTGCTACATCCCGAAGGGCGTGCGCTGTCCGATGGATCTGAGCACGTACTTCCGCATCAACGCGGCGGAGACGGGTCAGTTCGAGCGCACCCTGATCATCGCCGATGAAGGCTCGTACGTGAGCTACCTGGAAGGCTGCACCGCGCCCAAGCGCGACACCAACCAGTTGCACGCGGCCATCGTGGAGATCATCGCGCTCGACGGCGCGACGGTGAAGTACAGCACCGTGCAGAACTGGTACGCCGGTGACGAGAACGGCCTGGGGGGCATCTACAATTTCGTCACCAAGCGCGCCAAGGCCATGACGAATGCAAAGGTGTCGTGGACGCAGGTCGAAACCGGTTCGGCGATCACGTGGAAGTATCCGAGCGTGATCCTGCAGGGGGACAACAGCGTCGGCGAGTTCTACTCGGTGGCGGTGGCGAGCAAGATGCAGCAGGCCGACACGGGCACGAAGATGATCCATATCGGCCGCAACACGAAGTCCACCATCGTGTCGAAGGGCATTTCGGCGATGAAGGGGCAGAACAGCTATCGCGGCAAGGTGCAGATTCTGCCCAAGGCTGAGGGCGCGCGCAATTATACGCAGTGCGACTCGATGCTGGTGGGCAATGCCTGCGGCGCGCACACGTTCCCGTACGTCGAAGTGGGGAACAACAGCGCGATTCTCGAGCACGAGGCGAGCACGAGCAAGATCGGCGAAGATCAGATCTTCTACCTCAAGGCGCGCGGGCTCGACGCTGAACAGGCGGTCTCGATGATCGTGAGCGGGTTCTGCAAGGAAGTGTTCAAGGAGCTGCCGATGGAGTTCGCGCTCGAAGCGCAGCAGCTGCTCGGCATCACGCTTGAAGGTTCAGTCGGTTAA
- a CDS encoding helix-turn-helix transcriptional regulator, whose amino-acid sequence MQDVIGALGGFRGVRAELLVALKKAQPLTAHELGEQFGLTTNGLRRYLKALEEDGLVRYQRAVHGVGAPVFAYSLTAAGEALFPRSYVSVLATALDALRAERGSAAVAGVLESEWNRLADEAGPVLDALPLEERMPLVAELLTAKGYMAEAVQVDRADGEPAVTTLRIHNCAVREIAERFPEACAAEAKFVERLLGVPLVRGAHRKDGCGRCEYGVLSHLLAEKQEQA is encoded by the coding sequence ATGCAGGATGTGATCGGGGCACTGGGGGGCTTTCGGGGTGTGCGAGCCGAGTTACTGGTGGCGCTGAAGAAAGCGCAGCCGCTCACGGCGCACGAGCTCGGGGAACAGTTCGGTCTCACGACCAACGGACTCCGTCGCTATCTCAAGGCGCTCGAAGAGGATGGTCTGGTGCGCTATCAGCGTGCCGTGCATGGCGTGGGCGCGCCCGTGTTCGCGTATTCGCTCACGGCGGCCGGCGAAGCGCTCTTTCCGCGCAGCTACGTCTCGGTGCTGGCCACGGCGCTCGATGCGCTGCGGGCCGAGCGGGGCAGCGCGGCCGTGGCGGGGGTGCTGGAGTCGGAGTGGAATCGGCTGGCCGACGAGGCCGGACCGGTGCTGGACGCATTGCCGCTCGAGGAGCGCATGCCGTTGGTGGCCGAGTTGTTGACGGCCAAGGGCTACATGGCGGAGGCGGTGCAGGTCGATCGCGCCGACGGGGAACCCGCCGTGACCACGTTGCGGATTCATAACTGTGCGGTGCGTGAAATCGCCGAGCGGTTCCCGGAAGCGTGCGCGGCGGAAGCAAAGTTCGTGGAGCGGTTGCTGGGTGTCCCTCTGGTGCGCGGCGCGCATCGGAAGGACGGCTGCGGCCGATGTGAATACGGCGTGTTGAGCCACCTTTTGGCTGAGAAACAGGAGCAGGCATGA